A single region of the Myripristis murdjan chromosome 3, fMyrMur1.1, whole genome shotgun sequence genome encodes:
- the sinhcafl gene encoding SIN3-HDAC complex associated factor, like isoform X1: MFGFHKSKIYRSNDGCCICKTKSSSSRFTDSSRYEETFRLCFGLSEDRVGDICNACVLLVKRWKKLPNGSKKNWNHVVDARAGPGFKLTKPKKIKNSDGKKKSKLKKLHKFKRQTDSDAHSTTSSMSPSQSPSYSNQSDDGSDIESKQRRTAPSVFSFLDRSYWKRQKVCCGIIYKGRFGEVIIDPRLFKPCCSSKKQKTLVSTQVATHHTDTLPPPLPEDLKETW; the protein is encoded by the exons ATGTTTGGCTTTCACAAGTCAAAGATCTACAGAAGTAACGACGGCTGTTGCATCTGCAAGACCAAGTCCTCCAGCTCCCGCttcacagacagcagcagataTGAAGAAACTTTCAGGCTGTGCTTTGG gctGTCGGAAGATCGAGTTGGAGACATCTGCAATGCCTGTGTGTTGTTGGTGAAACGATGGAAAAAGCTGCCAAATGGCTCCAAGAAGAACTGGAACCAT GTTGTGGATGCCAGAGCAGGACCAGGCTTCAAGTTGACAAAACCGAAGAAGATCAAGAACAGTGATGGCAAGAAGAAAAGCAAGCTGAAGAAGCTTCATAAGTTTAAAAGACAAA CAGACTCGGATGCTCACAGCACTACCTCCAGTATGTCTCCATCCCAGTCTCCCAGTTACAGCAACCAGTCGGATGACGGCTCAGACATCGAGTCCAAACAAAGACGCACAGCCCCCTCCGTCTTCTCCTTCCTTGACCGCTCCTACTGGAAAAG GCAAAAGGTGTGCTGTGGGATTATCTATAAGGGACGGTTTGGGGAGGTGATCATTGACCCTCGACTTTTCAagccctgctgcagctccaagAAACAGAAGACACTGGTATCCACACAAGTGGCTACACACCATACCGACACACTTCCACCGCCACTCCCAGAAGACCTGAAAGAAACCTGGTGA
- the sinhcafl gene encoding SIN3-HDAC complex associated factor, like isoform X2, which yields MFGFHKSKIYRSNDGCCICKTKSSSSRFTDSSRYEETFRLCFGLSEDRVGDICNACVLLVKRWKKLPNGSKKNWNHVVDARAGPGFKLTKPKKIKNSDGKKKSKLKKLHKFKRQNSDAHSTTSSMSPSQSPSYSNQSDDGSDIESKQRRTAPSVFSFLDRSYWKRQKVCCGIIYKGRFGEVIIDPRLFKPCCSSKKQKTLVSTQVATHHTDTLPPPLPEDLKETW from the exons ATGTTTGGCTTTCACAAGTCAAAGATCTACAGAAGTAACGACGGCTGTTGCATCTGCAAGACCAAGTCCTCCAGCTCCCGCttcacagacagcagcagataTGAAGAAACTTTCAGGCTGTGCTTTGG gctGTCGGAAGATCGAGTTGGAGACATCTGCAATGCCTGTGTGTTGTTGGTGAAACGATGGAAAAAGCTGCCAAATGGCTCCAAGAAGAACTGGAACCAT GTTGTGGATGCCAGAGCAGGACCAGGCTTCAAGTTGACAAAACCGAAGAAGATCAAGAACAGTGATGGCAAGAAGAAAAGCAAGCTGAAGAAGCTTCATAAGTTTAAAAGACAAA ACTCGGATGCTCACAGCACTACCTCCAGTATGTCTCCATCCCAGTCTCCCAGTTACAGCAACCAGTCGGATGACGGCTCAGACATCGAGTCCAAACAAAGACGCACAGCCCCCTCCGTCTTCTCCTTCCTTGACCGCTCCTACTGGAAAAG GCAAAAGGTGTGCTGTGGGATTATCTATAAGGGACGGTTTGGGGAGGTGATCATTGACCCTCGACTTTTCAagccctgctgcagctccaagAAACAGAAGACACTGGTATCCACACAAGTGGCTACACACCATACCGACACACTTCCACCGCCACTCCCAGAAGACCTGAAAGAAACCTGGTGA